In Amycolatopsis sp. EV170708-02-1, the following are encoded in one genomic region:
- a CDS encoding aldo/keto reductase — translation MRYRTIGDVEVSAIGLGAMPLSIEGRPDRDRAIATIHAALDAGVTLIDTADSYHWHADEIGHNEELIAAALAVHSGSDAVLVATKGGRGRPGDGSWTVTGTPAHLRNACEGSLKRLGVDAIGLYQLHKPDENVPWAESVGAIKELADEGKIRLAGISNVSRAQILEAREILGETLVSVQNEHAPAQLAHEPELALCTELGLAYLPWGPLRGIGAEFRVVAEERGVSPQQVCLAWLLAKSPSMIAIPGSTRPATIRDSAAAADLVLTAADLARLP, via the coding sequence ATGCGTTACCGCACCATCGGAGACGTCGAAGTGAGCGCGATCGGCCTGGGCGCGATGCCGCTGTCGATCGAGGGCCGTCCGGATCGGGATCGCGCGATCGCCACGATCCACGCCGCGCTCGACGCCGGGGTCACGCTGATCGACACGGCCGACTCCTATCACTGGCACGCGGACGAGATCGGCCACAACGAAGAGCTGATCGCCGCCGCGCTGGCCGTCCACAGTGGATCGGACGCGGTGCTCGTCGCGACCAAGGGCGGCCGTGGCCGTCCCGGTGACGGCTCGTGGACCGTCACCGGGACTCCCGCGCACCTTCGCAACGCCTGCGAGGGGTCGCTCAAGCGGCTCGGCGTCGACGCGATCGGGCTCTACCAGCTGCACAAGCCCGACGAGAACGTGCCGTGGGCGGAGTCCGTCGGCGCGATCAAGGAGCTGGCCGACGAAGGCAAGATCCGGCTCGCCGGGATCTCCAACGTGTCGCGGGCACAGATCCTCGAAGCACGGGAGATCCTCGGCGAGACACTGGTTTCGGTGCAGAACGAGCACGCGCCCGCGCAGCTGGCGCACGAACCGGAGCTGGCCCTGTGCACCGAACTCGGGCTCGCGTATCTGCCGTGGGGCCCGCTCCGCGGGATCGGCGCGGAATTCCGTGTCGTGGCGGAGGAGCGCGGCGTCAGTCCGCAGCAGGTGTGCCTGGCCTGGCTGCTCGCGAAATCGCCGTCGATGATCGCGATCCCCGGCTCGACGAGGCCCGCCACGATCCGCGATTCGGCGGCCGCGGCCGATCTCGTGCTCACCGCCGCCGACCTGGCCCGCCTGCCGTGA
- a CDS encoding response regulator transcription factor → MRVVLAEDSVLIREGIVRVLRDQGVQVVGEVGDAAALLRVVEHHRPDLAVVDIRMPPSHEVEGIEAAVTIRANHPGTAVLLLSQYVETDAAMKLLTGGAAGVGYLLKDRVSDIDEFIAAVHTVAAGGTAIDPSLVTRLIERPHRGRRPLDELTDRERGVLALMAEGKSNQAIGAQLGLGRRTVETHISAIFDKLGLRPEPDDHRRVLAVLTYLKATGA, encoded by the coding sequence CTGCGTGTCGTGTTGGCCGAGGATTCCGTTTTGATTCGTGAGGGAATCGTCCGTGTGTTGCGGGACCAGGGTGTCCAGGTCGTCGGAGAGGTTGGCGACGCGGCCGCACTGTTGCGTGTCGTGGAACATCATCGGCCTGACCTCGCGGTGGTCGACATCCGGATGCCCCCGTCGCATGAGGTGGAGGGAATCGAGGCCGCCGTCACCATCCGGGCGAACCATCCAGGGACCGCGGTGCTTCTGTTGTCGCAGTATGTCGAGACTGACGCCGCGATGAAACTCTTGACCGGCGGAGCGGCCGGAGTCGGTTATCTGCTCAAGGATCGGGTCTCCGACATCGACGAGTTCATCGCGGCTGTGCACACGGTCGCGGCAGGCGGTACCGCCATAGACCCGAGCCTGGTAACCCGGCTGATCGAAAGGCCGCACCGTGGCCGGCGGCCGTTGGACGAGCTCACCGACCGCGAGCGTGGAGTGCTCGCCCTGATGGCAGAAGGTAAATCCAACCAGGCGATCGGGGCCCAGCTCGGCCTCGGCAGGCGGACCGTCGAGACGCATATCTCGGCGATCTTCGACAAGCTCGGTCTGCGGCCCGAGCCCGATGATCATCGACGGGTGCTGGCGGTCCTGACGTACCTGAAGGCAACCGGGGCCTAG
- a CDS encoding GNAT family N-acetyltransferase gives MEITTWHLEQTSPDDSSAAKPPAVPVTVTRAELVSPELNRYLYTAVGGDWFWIDRLGWSWDQWIEWLDRPGVETWVAYAQGTPCGYFELDGTVEGEVELAYFGLMSSFVGKGLGGHLLTVALREAWALAERWPGKTPTRRVTVHTCTTDGPAALKNYQARGFRLFRTEVEQAELPAETPGPWPGAGKK, from the coding sequence ATGGAGATCACGACCTGGCACCTCGAACAGACCTCGCCGGACGATTCGAGCGCGGCGAAGCCGCCTGCCGTCCCGGTGACGGTCACCCGTGCCGAGCTGGTCAGCCCGGAGCTGAACCGCTACCTCTACACCGCCGTCGGCGGCGACTGGTTCTGGATCGACCGGCTCGGCTGGTCGTGGGACCAGTGGATCGAGTGGCTGGACAGGCCGGGCGTCGAGACCTGGGTGGCGTACGCGCAGGGGACGCCGTGCGGCTACTTCGAGCTCGACGGCACTGTCGAGGGCGAAGTGGAACTCGCGTACTTCGGCCTGATGTCGTCCTTCGTCGGCAAGGGGCTCGGAGGGCATCTGCTCACCGTCGCGCTGCGGGAGGCGTGGGCGCTCGCGGAGCGCTGGCCGGGCAAAACGCCGACGCGCCGCGTCACGGTCCACACCTGCACCACCGATGGCCCGGCCGCGCTCAAGAACTACCAGGCACGCGGCTTCCGGCTGTTCCGCACCGAGGTCGAGCAGGCCGAACTGCCCGCCGAGACGCCGGGACCGTGGCCGGGAGCCGGAAAGAAGTAG
- a CDS encoding HhH-GPD-type base excision DNA repair protein: protein MTRALHLVGDEEADRLLTEDPFALLVGMLLDQQFPMEHAFRGPQKIADRMDGFDIKKIHAMDTETFVELCVVPPAIHRYGGSMARRVKDLAQHVVEVYDGDAAGIWTAGRPKPDGPEVLKRLKALPGYGDQKAAIFLALLGKQLGVQPKGWRAAAGAYGDRGSRRSIADVVDAKTLGEVRAFKKAAKAAAKAPAK from the coding sequence ATGACGCGCGCATTGCACCTGGTCGGAGACGAGGAAGCGGACCGGCTGCTCACCGAAGACCCGTTCGCGCTGCTCGTCGGGATGCTCCTCGACCAGCAGTTCCCGATGGAACACGCGTTCCGCGGCCCGCAGAAGATCGCGGACCGGATGGACGGTTTCGACATCAAGAAGATCCACGCGATGGACACCGAGACCTTCGTCGAACTGTGCGTGGTCCCGCCCGCGATCCACCGCTACGGCGGCTCGATGGCCCGCCGGGTGAAGGATCTCGCCCAGCATGTCGTCGAGGTCTACGACGGCGACGCGGCCGGCATCTGGACCGCCGGACGGCCCAAGCCGGACGGTCCCGAAGTCCTCAAACGGCTCAAGGCGCTGCCCGGCTACGGCGACCAGAAGGCCGCGATCTTCCTCGCGTTGCTCGGCAAGCAGCTCGGCGTGCAGCCCAAGGGCTGGCGTGCCGCCGCGGGCGCGTACGGCGACCGTGGTTCACGGCGTTCGATCGCCGACGTCGTCGACGCGAAGACCCTCGGCGAGGTGCGCGCGTTCAAGAAGGCGGCGAAGGCGGCAGCCAAGGCTCCGGCGAAGTAG
- a CDS encoding NAD-dependent epimerase/dehydratase family protein — MKKVLVLGGSRYFGRGVVERLRDAGMDVTVLNRGSTPAPSGVAHLIADRDDEAGLKAALDSRSFDVVLDQVCYTPVQAEIARRVLRADRYVMTSTIEVYDQVRTETPMTESLVSPATAKLPEDDYGEGKRQAEAVFAAGDTPFASVRVAHVLGGEDFTGRLRHYVERLDAGDAVDIHADPRPSTFIHAREIADFLTWATLADFTGPVNAGSHGELSAFDLAAAITAEPRFRVVERDASPFSFDRYAVLDTSRATGLGFSFSTTADWLGEAVEELRKA, encoded by the coding sequence ATGAAGAAAGTGCTCGTTCTCGGCGGGAGCCGGTACTTCGGCCGCGGTGTGGTCGAGCGGCTGCGCGATGCCGGGATGGACGTCACCGTCCTCAACCGCGGCTCCACCCCCGCGCCGTCCGGTGTCGCCCACCTGATCGCGGACCGCGACGACGAAGCCGGGCTCAAGGCCGCGCTGGACTCCCGTTCCTTCGACGTCGTGCTCGACCAGGTCTGCTACACACCGGTCCAGGCTGAAATCGCGCGCCGCGTCCTGCGCGCCGACCGGTACGTGATGACGTCCACGATCGAGGTCTACGACCAGGTGCGGACGGAGACGCCGATGACCGAATCGCTGGTCTCCCCGGCGACCGCCAAGCTTCCCGAGGACGACTACGGGGAAGGCAAGCGACAGGCCGAAGCGGTCTTCGCTGCGGGAGACACGCCCTTCGCTTCGGTACGCGTCGCGCATGTCCTCGGCGGCGAAGACTTCACCGGGCGGCTGCGGCATTACGTCGAACGGCTGGACGCCGGCGACGCCGTGGACATCCACGCGGATCCGCGACCCTCGACGTTCATCCACGCGCGTGAGATCGCGGACTTCCTGACCTGGGCCACGCTCGCGGACTTCACCGGTCCGGTCAACGCAGGTTCGCACGGCGAGCTTTCGGCATTCGACCTCGCCGCCGCCATCACCGCCGAGCCCCGATTCCGGGTCGTCGAGCGGGACGCCTCGCCGTTCTCTTTCGATCGCTACGCCGTCTTGGACACCTCTCGCGCGACCGGCCTCGGCTTCTCCTTCTCCACCACCGCCGACTGGCTCGGCGAAGCCGTCGAAGAACTCAGAAAGGCTTGA
- a CDS encoding LysR family transcriptional regulator ArgP — translation MMTDLPLDLVRTLLVVADEGTFDAAASALHVTPSAISQRVKALEQRTGLVLLIRTKPVRLTESGQAVVRFGRQLALLEADTRAELGLTAGDEPVRLPIAVNADSLATWFLPALTRVPPEQKICFELHREDQDHTTTLLREGLVMAAVTSSPDPVAGCSVHRLGHMRYLAVVSPALGTDLDLAEAPVVVFDRRDDLQDRFARERGTTASPLRHYVPSSEGFFDAVAAGMGWGMVPLAQIGDRLRDGTFLCLDPDHPIDVPLFWQQWKLDSPALAAVSEAVTTAAADLLGAVL, via the coding sequence GTGATGACAGATCTGCCGCTCGACCTGGTCCGCACGCTGCTGGTGGTCGCCGACGAAGGCACGTTCGACGCGGCGGCGTCGGCGCTGCACGTGACGCCGTCGGCGATCAGCCAGCGCGTCAAGGCGCTCGAACAGCGCACCGGCCTCGTCCTGCTGATCCGCACGAAACCGGTGCGCCTGACCGAATCCGGGCAGGCGGTGGTGCGGTTCGGCCGTCAGCTGGCCCTGCTGGAGGCCGACACCCGGGCCGAACTCGGCCTGACCGCAGGCGACGAACCGGTCCGGCTGCCGATCGCGGTCAACGCGGATTCGCTGGCGACCTGGTTCCTGCCCGCGCTCACGCGGGTGCCGCCCGAGCAGAAGATCTGCTTCGAGCTGCATCGCGAGGATCAGGACCACACCACGACCCTGCTGCGGGAAGGCCTGGTGATGGCCGCCGTGACGTCGTCACCCGATCCGGTCGCGGGGTGCTCGGTGCACCGGCTCGGGCACATGCGGTACCTGGCCGTCGTGAGCCCGGCGCTCGGCACGGACCTCGACCTCGCCGAAGCACCCGTCGTCGTCTTCGACCGCCGTGACGACCTTCAAGACCGCTTCGCTCGCGAGCGCGGCACGACCGCGAGCCCGCTGCGGCACTACGTCCCGTCGTCCGAAGGGTTCTTCGACGCCGTCGCGGCCGGGATGGGGTGGGGCATGGTGCCGCTCGCGCAGATCGGCGACCGGCTGCGCGACGGCACCTTCCTCTGCCTCGACCCGGATCACCCGATCGACGTACCGCTGTTCTGGCAGCAGTGGAAACTCGACTCCCCCGCGCTGGCGGCGGTGTCGGAGGCCGTCACAACGGCCGCCGCGGACCTGCTAGGCGCTGTCCTGTGA
- a CDS encoding alpha/beta fold hydrolase, whose product MRARILTTLVAALTFTIAVPAVANAAPSSGWNDWSCKPSESHPEPVVLVHGLGGNATTNWFHHAPKLKDAGYCVYSLTYGATVLGGQLFGGLASMRKSAVELGAFVDRVRTSTGADKVDIVGHSEGTTMPAYYLKYEGGAEKVKHFVGFGSNFKGTSLNGFSGLAKAVLSLPGIDLLADGVCGACREYLAPSDFLDDLARGGVTVPGPTYTSIVSRYDLVVTPYISGVLDEPGATDIVLQDKCGSDVSGHLSQAIDPNVTALILKALDPENAPAPKCVPFFAPL is encoded by the coding sequence ATGCGGGCTCGGATCCTCACCACGCTTGTCGCCGCCTTGACGTTCACGATCGCCGTCCCGGCGGTGGCGAACGCGGCGCCGTCGAGCGGTTGGAACGACTGGTCGTGCAAGCCGAGCGAGAGCCATCCCGAACCGGTCGTGCTGGTGCACGGCCTCGGCGGCAACGCGACGACCAACTGGTTCCATCACGCGCCGAAGCTCAAGGACGCCGGGTACTGCGTCTATTCGCTGACCTATGGCGCCACCGTCCTGGGCGGACAGTTGTTCGGCGGGCTCGCCTCCATGCGGAAGAGCGCCGTCGAACTCGGCGCGTTCGTCGACCGGGTGCGGACGAGCACCGGCGCGGACAAGGTCGACATCGTCGGGCATTCCGAGGGAACGACGATGCCCGCGTACTACCTCAAATACGAGGGAGGCGCGGAGAAGGTGAAGCATTTCGTCGGCTTCGGCTCGAACTTCAAGGGCACGTCGCTCAACGGCTTTTCCGGCCTGGCCAAGGCCGTGCTCTCCCTGCCCGGCATCGATCTGCTCGCCGACGGCGTCTGCGGGGCGTGCCGCGAATACCTGGCGCCGTCGGACTTCCTCGACGACCTCGCGCGCGGAGGCGTGACGGTGCCCGGGCCGACGTACACGAGCATCGTCAGCCGGTACGACCTCGTGGTCACGCCGTACATCAGCGGGGTGCTGGACGAGCCGGGCGCGACCGACATCGTGCTGCAGGACAAGTGTGGCTCCGACGTCTCCGGGCATCTGAGCCAGGCGATCGACCCGAACGTGACCGCTCTGATCCTCAAGGCGCTCGACCCGGAGAACGCGCCCGCGCCGAAATGCGTGCCGTTCTTCGCCCCGCTGTAG
- a CDS encoding peptidase inhibitor family I36 protein, translated as MTEPGKPSGRTGWFELGHKWIGAIAALITALVAAGVVRGCSASGANPTAPPTSTAPPPSAAPPAGDTSLGTQPTSPGMTSPAPEKPQESSAAAAETPFEACPDGSVCVWEGYYFTGGFKAYSLGSLNYAGDAFSDGIVVNDNVSSYYNNSGQWVNFYRDAPPAGAPCVREQPRGYRADLRVEGCDNSLSAHTPDGSQ; from the coding sequence ATGACCGAGCCGGGAAAGCCATCGGGACGGACGGGCTGGTTCGAGCTGGGGCACAAGTGGATCGGGGCGATCGCGGCGCTGATCACCGCCCTTGTCGCTGCCGGAGTCGTCCGCGGCTGCAGCGCGTCGGGTGCCAACCCGACAGCTCCGCCGACCTCGACAGCCCCGCCGCCCTCGGCGGCTCCGCCTGCCGGGGACACTTCTCTTGGAACCCAGCCGACATCTCCAGGCATGACGTCACCGGCACCTGAGAAGCCGCAGGAATCGTCCGCGGCGGCCGCTGAGACTCCTTTCGAGGCGTGTCCCGACGGCTCGGTCTGCGTGTGGGAGGGCTACTACTTCACCGGCGGCTTCAAGGCGTACAGCTTGGGCAGCCTGAATTACGCCGGAGATGCGTTCAGCGACGGAATCGTGGTCAACGACAATGTCAGTTCGTACTACAACAACTCCGGCCAGTGGGTGAACTTTTACCGAGACGCTCCGCCCGCCGGAGCTCCCTGCGTCCGCGAGCAGCCACGTGGCTACCGTGCCGACCTGCGGGTCGAGGGCTGTGACAACAGCCTCAGCGCGCATACACCGGATGGGAGTCAGTGA
- a CDS encoding spermidine synthase produces MTDVLDKVAGKSGELVLRRAGNDFEVIANGVFLMDTRNGESERLLVSVAADLVPGKARMLIGGLGVGYSLRAALDHPGVGEIVVVEREPAVIGWNREGPLKDVHDDALSDERVTVVEADLVKWLRRTEERFDALCLDIDNGPEWTVTDGNAKLYSEDGLDLLTTRLRPGGVLAVWSAESVPSFAKRLRARFGEVRELKIPVPQGEPDVLWFARV; encoded by the coding sequence ATGACCGACGTACTCGACAAGGTGGCCGGGAAGAGCGGCGAATTGGTGCTCCGCCGGGCGGGCAACGATTTCGAGGTCATCGCCAACGGCGTCTTCCTGATGGACACCCGTAACGGTGAATCCGAACGGTTGCTCGTCTCGGTGGCGGCCGATCTGGTGCCGGGCAAGGCGCGGATGCTGATCGGCGGCCTCGGCGTCGGCTATTCGCTGCGCGCCGCGCTGGACCACCCTGGCGTCGGCGAGATCGTGGTCGTCGAGCGTGAGCCCGCCGTGATCGGCTGGAATCGCGAGGGCCCGCTCAAGGACGTCCACGACGACGCCCTGTCCGACGAACGGGTCACCGTGGTCGAGGCCGACCTGGTGAAGTGGTTGCGCCGGACGGAAGAGCGGTTCGACGCGCTGTGCCTCGACATCGACAACGGTCCTGAGTGGACGGTCACCGACGGCAACGCGAAGCTGTATTCCGAAGACGGGCTCGACCTGCTCACCACGCGGTTGCGGCCGGGCGGCGTGCTCGCGGTGTGGAGCGCCGAGTCGGTGCCGTCCTTCGCGAAGCGGTTGCGGGCCCGGTTCGGTGAGGTGCGGGAGCTGAAGATCCCGGTGCCGCAAGGGGAACCGGACGTGCTGTGGTTCGCCCGGGTGTAG
- a CDS encoding LysE/ArgO family amino acid transporter, which yields MGDVLFSAAAGFGATMALIVAIGAQNAFVLRQGIRREAVLVVVLICIFSDAILVSLGVGGVGALVGTSPEALTVVALIGGAFLLCYGALAARRAFKPAALETGGPETGGSLRRIVLTTLAITWLNPHVYLDTLLLLGAVAAGHGSDRWAFGVGAVSASVLWFLALGFGARLLSGFFRKPSSWRVLDGLVAATMIALGVTLVASA from the coding sequence ATGGGAGACGTTCTGTTCAGCGCGGCCGCCGGATTCGGCGCCACCATGGCCCTCATCGTCGCGATCGGCGCGCAGAACGCGTTCGTGCTGCGCCAGGGCATCCGTCGCGAGGCGGTCCTCGTGGTGGTGCTGATCTGCATCTTCTCGGACGCCATCCTGGTCAGCCTCGGCGTCGGCGGGGTCGGCGCGCTGGTGGGGACGTCACCCGAAGCGCTGACCGTCGTCGCTTTGATCGGCGGTGCCTTCCTGCTTTGCTACGGCGCTCTCGCGGCCCGTCGCGCGTTCAAGCCTGCCGCGCTGGAGACCGGCGGTCCGGAAACCGGCGGATCGCTGCGCCGCATCGTGCTGACCACGCTGGCGATCACCTGGCTGAACCCGCACGTCTACCTCGACACCCTGCTTCTGCTCGGCGCGGTCGCGGCCGGGCACGGCAGCGACCGCTGGGCGTTCGGTGTGGGGGCCGTGTCGGCCAGCGTGCTCTGGTTCCTCGCGCTCGGTTTCGGCGCACGGCTGCTCAGCGGGTTCTTCCGCAAACCGTCGTCGTGGCGGGTGCTGGACGGCCTGGTCGCCGCGACGATGATCGCGCTCGGCGTGACGTTGGTCGCCAGCGCCTGA
- a CDS encoding Lrp/AsnC family transcriptional regulator gives MIDRRLLELLQEEGRITLSELGRRVSLSPAAVGERVKRLEADGTITGYAALVSPSGVGLGLRAFVRMAPHSGFTVRHPRTRKIMDRPEILELHHVVGEDCWILKIAVRDTGHLEELLEDLSALGATTTSIVMSSPIERRVLLPL, from the coding sequence GTGATCGACCGGCGACTCCTCGAACTCCTCCAGGAGGAAGGCCGCATCACCCTGAGCGAACTCGGGCGACGTGTCTCCCTGAGCCCCGCCGCCGTCGGTGAACGCGTCAAACGCCTCGAAGCCGACGGCACGATCACCGGCTACGCCGCGCTCGTTTCGCCGTCCGGGGTCGGCCTCGGGCTGCGGGCGTTCGTGCGGATGGCACCGCACAGCGGGTTCACCGTCCGGCATCCGCGCACCCGGAAGATCATGGACCGCCCCGAAATCCTCGAACTGCACCATGTGGTGGGCGAGGACTGCTGGATCCTCAAGATCGCCGTGCGCGACACCGGTCACCTGGAAGAACTGCTGGAGGACTTGTCCGCGCTCGGCGCCACGACGACGTCGATCGTCATGTCCAGCCCGATCGAAAGGCGAGTGCTGCTGCCCTTGTGA
- a CDS encoding sensor histidine kinase, producing MGRTAAVLVATATVLLVTGVVASVDWSTAAIHDPARALTLGPLEAFVADRSGLLPAFDRIELITFLVAGVASVVSGAVVWRFRPDALTGRLIVLAGLLWLASGIRRSSDPQLFTAGVVLTHTALPLAIQVALGYPTGRLRRRWEKWYIAGCWLVATFGIASEWLFFDPLSTSAVHPSTSHNLLLIRHIPALAVSIQLTVGIVTSAMAVALIWVLVSRWRSGTQPYRAEFAPVAIGALFAFVVFAAGLLMATHIHLPGPQNSWMLSLRNPTMALLPVVVAFVVSRYHFARAAIRSAMIEIGAAPISDGFVDALRRALRDPSLVLWTYSEKTDCYLDDDGVPKRLSHVPPSRGVTTLESNGVPVGAVVYDESLSAHPELLAAVHSAATLALEHERLRNELQARLIEVKRSRERIVTAGDIQRRRLERDLHDGAQQHLITARIHLSRAKQASDNPHVRELVEHGAAELRTALTELRNLARGVYPAALTDGGLPAALTSLAERTPLPVEIDDATGTRPPARIELAAYFIAAEAVTNACKHAEASHVEIRLRHDDAALRLDVRDDGRGGAALTTGGGLSGLSDRAIALGGTLTVDSPIGGGTTLTAVLPLADGDHRFLEPRHDRPNDR from the coding sequence TTGGGTCGCACAGCGGCGGTGCTGGTCGCCACAGCTACCGTTCTTCTCGTAACGGGGGTCGTCGCGTCGGTCGACTGGTCGACGGCGGCGATCCATGATCCGGCGCGTGCGCTCACGTTGGGACCACTCGAAGCGTTCGTCGCCGACCGCAGCGGCCTTCTCCCTGCCTTCGACAGGATCGAGCTGATCACATTCCTGGTCGCGGGCGTGGCGAGTGTCGTGTCCGGTGCCGTTGTCTGGCGATTTCGACCCGACGCCCTCACCGGCCGGCTCATCGTGCTCGCCGGACTGCTCTGGCTCGCGTCCGGGATCCGCCGCTCGAGTGATCCTCAGTTGTTCACCGCGGGAGTGGTTCTCACCCATACGGCGTTGCCATTGGCGATACAGGTCGCGCTCGGCTATCCGACAGGACGCCTTCGCCGTCGATGGGAAAAATGGTATATCGCCGGATGTTGGCTTGTCGCCACCTTCGGTATCGCCTCCGAGTGGCTGTTCTTCGATCCGCTGTCGACCAGCGCCGTCCATCCGTCCACCTCACACAATCTCCTGCTGATACGGCACATTCCCGCGCTCGCCGTATCCATACAGCTGACTGTCGGAATAGTGACTTCGGCGATGGCGGTGGCTCTCATCTGGGTCTTGGTGTCCCGCTGGCGCTCGGGAACACAGCCGTACCGGGCGGAATTCGCCCCTGTCGCCATCGGCGCGCTGTTCGCGTTCGTCGTCTTCGCCGCGGGTCTGCTCATGGCCACGCACATCCACCTCCCTGGGCCACAGAACAGTTGGATGCTGAGCCTGCGGAATCCGACGATGGCGCTGCTCCCGGTCGTGGTGGCTTTCGTCGTAAGTCGTTATCACTTCGCGCGGGCCGCGATCAGATCCGCGATGATCGAGATCGGCGCCGCTCCGATTTCCGATGGGTTCGTCGACGCCCTCCGCCGCGCCTTGCGTGATCCCAGCCTGGTGCTGTGGACGTACTCGGAGAAGACCGATTGTTACCTCGACGACGATGGAGTCCCGAAACGGCTGTCGCACGTACCGCCTTCCAGAGGTGTGACGACCCTGGAGAGCAACGGCGTTCCCGTCGGCGCGGTGGTCTACGACGAGTCTTTGTCGGCTCACCCCGAGTTACTCGCCGCGGTGCACAGCGCCGCCACCCTGGCACTCGAGCATGAGCGTCTGCGCAACGAGCTCCAGGCGCGGCTGATCGAGGTCAAGCGTTCCAGGGAACGGATCGTCACCGCAGGCGACATCCAACGACGACGACTCGAGCGAGACCTGCACGACGGCGCCCAGCAACATCTCATCACCGCGAGAATTCACCTGAGCCGCGCGAAACAGGCGTCCGACAACCCACACGTGCGCGAGCTCGTCGAGCATGGTGCGGCCGAGCTGCGTACCGCGCTGACCGAGTTGCGCAATCTGGCCAGGGGCGTGTACCCGGCGGCCCTTACCGACGGTGGCCTGCCGGCCGCACTGACCTCGCTCGCCGAGCGAACCCCGCTTCCCGTCGAGATCGACGACGCCACTGGGACACGGCCTCCTGCCCGGATCGAACTGGCCGCGTACTTCATCGCCGCCGAAGCCGTGACCAACGCCTGTAAGCACGCTGAAGCCAGTCACGTGGAGATCCGACTGCGGCATGACGACGCGGCCCTTCGGCTGGACGTGCGCGACGACGGGCGCGGCGGCGCCGCGCTGACCACAGGCGGCGGGCTGAGCGGGCTATCGGACCGGGCGATCGCACTCGGCGGGACCCTCACCGTGGACAGCCCGATCGGCGGCGGCACCACGCTTACGGCCGTGCTGCCACTTGCCGACGGCGACCATCGTTTCCTCGAACCCCGACACGATCGGCCCAACGACCGCTAA
- a CDS encoding DUF2203 family protein, with the protein MGLFTVPEARAELARLRPVLDELVRLRADAAELAASLRPGGRETSLGGMPEWKAAQARLDDLMTTVQRTGAELKGFAPLLVDFPAELDGVDVLLCWLEGDQELSWYHRVDLGFAGRRRLPDTVAVVSEEIAAGLFDGIAAHYDEDTFHGLVADALVDGLGRTAPERVLDVATGTGAAAFAALRLEPGEVLAIDISPGMIAQAEAKAATHDPGKRITWQVASAVPSPVEDEGADAVLCASSLHFLGAAALRDWLRALRPGGRVGFSLPLASAFRPSEAFAAIVPADLKLPETEDDAAELAAEAGFTEVTVKRLDVESGDRVRSVFVVHATRP; encoded by the coding sequence ATGGGTCTGTTCACCGTTCCCGAAGCCCGCGCCGAGCTCGCCCGGCTACGCCCGGTGCTCGATGAGCTCGTCCGTCTCCGCGCCGACGCGGCCGAGCTCGCCGCTTCCCTGCGCCCTGGCGGCCGCGAGACCTCGCTCGGCGGAATGCCGGAGTGGAAGGCCGCGCAGGCCCGGTTGGACGATCTGATGACCACCGTCCAGCGGACGGGCGCGGAGCTGAAGGGGTTCGCCCCGCTCCTGGTCGACTTCCCCGCCGAGCTCGACGGCGTCGACGTCCTGCTGTGCTGGCTCGAAGGCGACCAGGAGCTGAGCTGGTATCACCGCGTCGATCTCGGTTTCGCCGGGCGCCGCCGTCTTCCGGATACGGTCGCGGTCGTGAGCGAGGAAATCGCGGCCGGCCTGTTCGACGGCATCGCCGCGCACTACGACGAAGACACCTTCCATGGCCTCGTGGCCGACGCGCTCGTCGACGGTCTCGGCCGCACGGCACCCGAACGTGTTCTCGACGTCGCGACCGGCACCGGGGCGGCCGCGTTCGCCGCGCTGCGGCTGGAGCCGGGCGAGGTGCTCGCGATCGACATCTCGCCGGGCATGATCGCCCAGGCCGAGGCGAAGGCGGCGACCCACGATCCCGGCAAGCGCATCACCTGGCAGGTCGCCTCCGCGGTCCCGTCTCCGGTGGAGGACGAGGGCGCGGACGCCGTGCTGTGCGCGTCTTCGCTGCATTTCCTCGGCGCGGCCGCCCTGCGCGACTGGCTGCGTGCGCTGCGCCCCGGCGGGCGGGTCGGTTTCAGCCTGCCGCTGGCCTCGGCGTTCCGGCCGTCGGAGGCGTTCGCCGCGATCGTCCCCGCCGACCTGAAGCTGCCGGAAACCGAGGACGACGCGGCGGAACTGGCCGCCGAGGCCGGCTTCACCGAGGTGACCGTGAAACGCCTCGACGTCGAGAGCGGGGATCGGGTCCGGTCGGTGTTCGTGGTGCACGCGACCAGGCCCTGA